The Hymenobacter baengnokdamensis genome includes a region encoding these proteins:
- a CDS encoding type II toxin-antitoxin system HicA family toxin yields MQQFMSPLDKLKARICAKPKDFTWDELVKLLAAYGFEALTKGKTAGSRRQFYNRATQVAISLHKPHPGNVLKEYQLKEIITLLGIC; encoded by the coding sequence GTGCAGCAGTTTATGTCTCCGCTTGACAAGCTCAAAGCGCGCATTTGTGCTAAGCCTAAGGACTTTACCTGGGATGAGCTGGTAAAGCTGCTGGCAGCCTACGGTTTTGAAGCCCTAACTAAGGGGAAGACGGCAGGTAGCCGGCGGCAGTTTTACAATCGGGCTACCCAGGTGGCTATCAGCTTGCATAAGCCGCATCCCGGCAATGTTCTCAAAGAATATCAGCTCAAGGAAATTATCACTCTTCTCGGCATTTGTTAG
- a CDS encoding TrmH family RNA methyltransferase, with the protein MVSKALAKYVRSLHQRKYRQRHAAFLVEGAKSVLELLGSGLVVEHLLATAAFAEHLRAHPGLPVQLASEDELTQLGTLQTNAAALAVVRRPPELPLPAALPVNSLVLALDNVADPGNLGTLWRLADWYGLPGLVLSENCADPFNPKAVAASMGAFGRVPVWPGRDLAGWLASQPGEVPVYGADLKGDNVHKLQLRPAGVLVMGSESHGLSPEVGARLTRRLHIPHGPSGRAESLNVAVSAAILLDNFFRNV; encoded by the coding sequence ATGGTTTCAAAAGCCCTCGCCAAATACGTACGGTCGCTACACCAGCGCAAATATCGGCAGCGCCACGCTGCCTTTCTGGTCGAAGGCGCGAAAAGCGTGCTGGAACTGCTCGGTTCGGGTCTGGTAGTCGAGCACCTGCTCGCCACTGCGGCCTTTGCCGAGCACCTGCGTGCCCACCCTGGCCTGCCGGTGCAGCTGGCCAGCGAAGATGAGCTCACGCAGCTCGGCACGCTGCAAACCAACGCCGCCGCGCTGGCCGTAGTGCGCCGCCCGCCCGAACTACCGCTGCCCGCCGCGCTGCCGGTCAATAGCCTGGTGCTGGCCCTCGACAACGTAGCCGACCCCGGTAACCTCGGCACCCTCTGGCGCCTGGCCGACTGGTACGGCCTGCCCGGCCTGGTGTTATCAGAAAACTGCGCCGACCCATTCAACCCCAAAGCCGTGGCCGCCAGCATGGGCGCTTTTGGCCGGGTGCCCGTGTGGCCCGGCCGCGACCTGGCTGGCTGGCTGGCCAGCCAGCCAGGCGAAGTGCCGGTGTACGGGGCTGACCTGAAAGGTGATAATGTGCATAAGCTCCAGCTGCGGCCGGCCGGCGTGCTGGTAATGGGCAGCGAGTCGCACGGACTTAGCCCGGAGGTAGGGGCCCGGCTCACGCGTCGGCTGCACATTCCGCACGGCCCCAGCGGCCGGGCCGAAAGCCTCAACGTGGCTGTATCGGCTGCCATCCTGCTGGATAATTTCTTTCGAAACGTGTAG
- a CDS encoding DUF7710 domain-containing protein, translating to MSAYDWAIQEKLFEPRKPEHYATGFIQRFTTASQEHYHYEDGRLA from the coding sequence ATGAGTGCTTATGACTGGGCAATCCAAGAAAAGCTGTTCGAGCCTCGCAAGCCTGAGCATTACGCAACCGGCTTCATTCAGCGCTTCACTACAGCCAGTCAGGAACATTATCATTACGAAGACGGCAGGTTAGCCTGA
- a CDS encoding outer membrane beta-barrel protein, which produces MKLLLSTVLGALVLAAARPAQAWVLAPSPNDTIVVKLPNKAVMTLVVHDAQQLRQLPQYHLDSLVARLSGYIKRADAAAKVAETDRLTTIFHPDQDQPGQQLPEEIRITTRKPGPGSYGPSNKIEVLLEKKFGVVINTDGNTNSQPRAAGRADRQAHRDSLRQARWEYKSSSTDLVFDLGLNALVNQPGGAGRPELRTLGSRYVNLGFDHRQRLGGRRSPLYLILGPEFAFNNYMLEGNNKWVNQNGQTSVALETSGRQYQKTKLATSTFTVPLMLQLGLHDRHGNTALRLGAGGFVGYRLGSWTKLKYFEDGTTYKDKDYGSYNLTDWQYGLQGVLDYRSLTFFAKYTLNNLFREGQGPQAQTLSFGVRIFGN; this is translated from the coding sequence ATGAAACTTCTTCTTTCAACTGTACTGGGAGCCCTGGTGCTGGCCGCTGCCCGCCCTGCCCAGGCGTGGGTACTCGCCCCGAGCCCAAACGATACAATTGTAGTAAAGCTGCCCAATAAGGCCGTGATGACGCTGGTAGTGCACGACGCCCAGCAGCTGCGCCAGCTGCCCCAGTACCACCTCGACTCGCTGGTGGCCCGCCTGAGTGGTTACATCAAGCGGGCCGATGCGGCCGCCAAGGTTGCCGAAACGGACCGCCTGACGACCATTTTTCACCCCGACCAGGACCAGCCGGGCCAGCAGCTGCCAGAAGAAATCCGCATCACGACCCGCAAGCCGGGGCCAGGCAGCTACGGTCCCAGCAATAAGATAGAAGTATTGCTGGAGAAGAAGTTTGGCGTAGTTATCAATACGGATGGCAACACCAACAGCCAGCCCCGCGCCGCCGGGCGCGCCGACCGGCAGGCCCACCGCGATTCGCTGCGCCAGGCGCGCTGGGAGTATAAATCATCGTCTACCGACCTGGTATTTGACCTGGGCCTGAATGCGCTGGTGAACCAGCCTGGCGGGGCCGGCCGGCCCGAGCTGCGCACGCTGGGCTCGCGCTACGTCAACCTTGGCTTCGACCATAGGCAGCGCCTGGGCGGGCGGCGTAGTCCGCTTTATCTTATTCTCGGGCCCGAGTTTGCGTTTAACAACTATATGCTGGAAGGCAATAATAAGTGGGTGAACCAGAACGGCCAGACCAGCGTGGCACTCGAAACCAGCGGCCGCCAGTACCAGAAAACCAAGCTCGCAACGTCCACCTTTACCGTGCCGCTCATGCTCCAGCTGGGTCTGCACGACCGGCACGGCAACACGGCGCTGCGCCTCGGGGCGGGGGGCTTCGTGGGCTACCGGCTCGGCAGTTGGACCAAGCTCAAGTATTTTGAGGACGGCACCACCTATAAGGATAAGGACTACGGCTCGTATAACCTCACCGACTGGCAGTATGGCCTGCAAGGGGTGCTGGACTACCGCTCGCTTACGTTCTTTGCCAAGTACACCCTCAATAACCTCTTTCGGGAGGGCCAGGGCCCGCAGGCTCAGACCCTGAGCTTCGGCGTGCGGATTTTTGGTAATTAA
- a CDS encoding Imm51 family immunity protein, producing the protein MTSTFPFKIAAAKNPAEPARQFAILADVAGLDAYYQLFEDYGFGGDGASWREHIETIIEEFRPDLLEHLEFDEDRDTFLVYADSPAARDFMALVLPYFGDLGKLKKYFSQTDPGDFFA; encoded by the coding sequence GTGACTTCCACTTTTCCCTTTAAAATAGCCGCCGCCAAAAACCCGGCCGAGCCGGCGCGCCAGTTTGCCATTCTGGCCGATGTAGCGGGCCTCGATGCGTACTACCAGCTGTTTGAAGATTACGGCTTTGGCGGCGATGGCGCTTCGTGGCGCGAACACATCGAAACTATCATCGAGGAGTTTCGGCCCGACCTGCTCGAGCACCTAGAGTTTGATGAAGACCGCGACACGTTTCTGGTTTATGCCGACAGCCCGGCGGCCCGCGACTTCATGGCCCTGGTGCTGCCTTATTTTGGCGATTTAGGCAAGCTCAAAAAGTACTTTAGCCAGACGGACCCCGGCGACTTCTTTGCCTGA
- a CDS encoding type II toxin-antitoxin system HicB family antitoxin gives MENALVYKGYVGSVQYNATDEVFHGKIEAITDLVTFEADAAKQLRPEFEQAVDDYLALCAAVGKEPSKTFTGSFNVRLGPELHRRAALVSTGRGISLNQLVSQAVSQFVAQAE, from the coding sequence ATGGAAAACGCACTCGTTTACAAAGGTTACGTCGGCTCGGTGCAGTACAACGCAACCGACGAGGTTTTTCACGGCAAAATTGAGGCTATTACGGACCTCGTTACCTTTGAAGCCGACGCGGCCAAGCAGCTCCGCCCCGAGTTTGAGCAGGCCGTGGACGACTACCTCGCCCTGTGTGCGGCCGTAGGAAAGGAGCCCAGCAAAACATTTACCGGCAGCTTCAACGTGCGCCTCGGGCCGGAGCTGCACCGCAGGGCGGCGCTGGTTTCAACCGGCCGCGGTATCAGCCTCAATCAACTGGTAAGCCAGGCCGTCAGCCAATTCGTGGCGCAGGCGGAGTAG
- a CDS encoding RNA polymerase sigma factor: protein MTEPDLIAACLRGEPRAQRQLYNQFAGLMLTVCRRYLKRHEDAEEALLLGFAKVFRALPTFRQEGSFEGWIRRIMVNEALMELRRREPLHLSLEEFAQPENLASTPATADTQLQAEELLTLLQALPTGYRTVFNLYAIEGYSHPEIAEALGISEGTSKSQLSKARAMLQRKLELLMVSG, encoded by the coding sequence GTGACCGAGCCCGACCTGATTGCCGCCTGCCTGCGGGGCGAGCCCCGCGCCCAGCGCCAGCTCTACAACCAGTTTGCGGGGCTGATGCTGACGGTGTGCCGCCGCTACCTCAAGCGGCATGAAGATGCGGAAGAAGCACTGCTGCTGGGGTTTGCCAAGGTTTTTCGGGCCTTGCCCACATTTCGGCAGGAAGGCTCTTTCGAGGGCTGGATTCGACGCATTATGGTGAATGAGGCCCTGATGGAGCTGCGTCGCCGTGAGCCGCTGCACCTCTCGCTGGAAGAGTTTGCCCAGCCCGAAAACCTGGCCAGCACGCCCGCCACTGCCGACACCCAGCTCCAAGCCGAGGAGCTGCTGACCCTGCTGCAAGCGCTGCCCACCGGCTACCGCACCGTGTTTAACCTCTACGCCATCGAAGGCTACTCGCACCCCGAAATCGCGGAGGCGCTGGGCATCTCGGAGGGCACCAGCAAGTCGCAGCTCAGCAAGGCACGGGCAATGCTACAGCGCAAGCTAGAGCTGCTCATGGTAAGCGGCTAA
- a CDS encoding peptidase domain-containing ABC transporter, producing MLFQKPFPFVQQQNSMDCGVACLAMIARHYGQYYTVADLLGHCTLTKNGLLAQDVSRLAEKLGFRTLLAKVPFESLARQVPLPCIVHWNREHYVVAYRIDRQTVYYADPASGLRTCTRQEFLRQWRGDQPEGFALLIETTPAFYATPLQTTQLNKAQLSFVGKYITQYRLYFSLLAVSLLFGCLLQLALPFVTQWIVDYGIAYRDVDFIYLAAAALLLIYVSSTAVDFIRSRLLIHLSTRVNIFIISDFLIKLMSLPISFFDSRFKGDLLQRIRDHDRIERFLTDTLLRSFFSVFTALILAGALWYYSARIFGVFLGCTALEIGWIFMHLKQMRTNDNELFTLASREQSKLYEMINSIQDIKLNNIEKKIRWEWEKIQALLFRQNIIKLNLSQKQNGGARFFSYLLIVLVNLIGAVQVVHQTLSFGSLIAITFIIGQLNAPISQLLSLILQGYSARFSLERLGEIYGREDESSAVAPADRSGITLGDIRLENVSFHFPGSEQQVLQNLSLTIPVGKVTAIVGQSGSGKTSLIKLLLKFYTADSGSIRVGRREFTSINAINWRDKCGSVLQDSFIFADSIAANICLDEYLDEARLVKAARMANIHVFIDSLPRKYQTVIGENGLGISQGQRQRILIARTIYKNPEVIFFDEATNALDANNEKEIMANLAPFLAGRTVIVSAHRLSTVKYADQIILLHDGRIVEIGTHEQLLANRKGYYQLVENQITLS from the coding sequence ATGCTATTTCAGAAGCCATTTCCCTTCGTGCAGCAGCAGAACAGCATGGATTGCGGGGTAGCCTGCCTGGCCATGATTGCGCGGCATTACGGCCAGTACTATACCGTTGCGGACCTGCTGGGCCACTGCACCCTCACCAAAAACGGGCTCCTGGCCCAGGACGTTAGCCGGCTGGCCGAAAAGCTCGGCTTTCGGACCTTACTCGCTAAAGTGCCCTTCGAGAGCCTGGCCCGGCAAGTTCCGCTGCCCTGCATCGTGCACTGGAACCGCGAGCATTACGTGGTGGCCTACCGCATAGACCGCCAGACGGTGTACTATGCCGACCCGGCCAGCGGGCTGCGCACGTGCACCCGGCAGGAGTTTTTGCGCCAGTGGCGGGGCGACCAGCCAGAGGGGTTTGCCTTGCTGATAGAAACGACGCCGGCCTTTTATGCCACGCCACTGCAAACAACGCAGCTCAACAAGGCCCAACTCAGCTTCGTGGGCAAGTACATTACCCAGTACCGGCTCTACTTTTCCCTATTGGCGGTGAGCTTACTGTTTGGGTGTCTACTACAGCTAGCGTTGCCCTTCGTAACGCAGTGGATTGTCGATTACGGTATTGCCTACCGCGACGTCGACTTTATTTACTTGGCCGCGGCCGCCCTGCTGCTCATCTACGTGTCTAGCACGGCCGTTGACTTCATCCGCTCCCGGCTGCTTATTCACCTGAGTACCCGCGTCAATATCTTCATCATCTCCGATTTTCTCATCAAGCTGATGAGCCTGCCCATTAGCTTCTTCGACAGCAGGTTTAAGGGCGACCTGCTGCAGCGCATCCGCGACCACGACCGGATAGAGCGCTTTCTCACCGATACGCTCCTGAGAAGTTTCTTTTCTGTGTTCACAGCCTTGATTCTAGCCGGTGCGCTCTGGTATTACAGCGCCCGCATATTCGGGGTCTTTCTGGGGTGCACAGCCTTGGAAATCGGCTGGATATTTATGCATCTCAAACAGATGCGCACCAACGACAACGAGCTGTTTACGCTGGCCTCCCGGGAGCAGAGCAAGCTCTATGAAATGATAAACAGCATTCAGGATATCAAACTGAACAACATCGAAAAGAAAATACGCTGGGAGTGGGAAAAAATTCAGGCCCTGCTGTTTCGGCAAAATATTATCAAGCTGAATCTAAGTCAAAAGCAGAACGGCGGGGCCCGCTTCTTTAGCTATCTGTTAATAGTGCTGGTCAACTTAATCGGGGCCGTTCAGGTAGTGCATCAGACCTTAAGCTTCGGTAGTCTTATCGCCATCACCTTCATTATCGGACAATTAAACGCCCCTATCTCGCAGCTCCTGTCCCTGATTCTACAGGGCTACAGCGCCAGGTTTAGCTTGGAGCGGCTGGGCGAGATTTATGGCCGGGAGGATGAGAGCTCCGCCGTGGCCCCTGCCGACCGGAGCGGCATCACCTTGGGCGACATTCGCCTGGAGAATGTTTCGTTTCACTTTCCGGGCAGCGAGCAGCAAGTGCTGCAAAACTTGTCCCTGACCATTCCCGTGGGCAAAGTAACGGCCATTGTAGGCCAGAGCGGCAGCGGAAAGACTTCCCTGATTAAGCTGCTGCTCAAATTTTATACGGCCGACAGCGGCAGTATTAGGGTGGGGCGACGCGAGTTCACTTCCATCAACGCCATAAACTGGCGGGATAAATGCGGCTCCGTGCTGCAAGACAGCTTCATTTTCGCTGATTCCATTGCCGCCAATATCTGCCTCGATGAGTACCTGGACGAGGCCCGGCTGGTGAAAGCCGCCAGAATGGCAAATATTCACGTTTTCATTGACTCGCTGCCGCGCAAGTATCAAACTGTAATCGGGGAGAACGGACTAGGTATCAGCCAGGGGCAGCGCCAGCGAATATTGATTGCTCGCACCATCTACAAGAATCCGGAGGTTATCTTTTTTGATGAAGCTACCAATGCCCTTGACGCCAATAATGAAAAGGAAATAATGGCGAACCTGGCGCCATTTCTAGCGGGCAGAACCGTCATTGTATCTGCTCACCGGCTTAGTACGGTAAAGTACGCCGACCAGATTATTCTCCTGCATGATGGCCGAATTGTAGAAATCGGCACCCACGAGCAGCTCTTGGCCAATCGCAAAGGCTATTACCAGCTAGTCGAAAACCAGATAACCTTATCCTGA
- a CDS encoding glycoside hydrolase family 125 protein, with amino-acid sequence MKRRAFVQGAGLLVASPFLPVFPLRAWGGPNLPVVRPAPSQRRFSSQAVEQAIKEFQRNVPDTELGWLFGNCFPNTLDTTVTPGTRAGRPDTYVITGDIDAMWLRDSSAQVWPYLALITQDAPLRQLVAGVINRQTQCILQDPYANAFYADKTRVGEWAHDQTAMQPGIHERKWEIDSLCYPIRLGYHYWKITGDQQPFDAQWRAAITLIVKTFREQQRKAGPGPYHFQRQTTNALDTQPLGGYGYPVRPCGLIASAFRPSDDATRLPFLVPGNFFAVASLRQAALMLYDIHHEQAGYDELMALADEIAVALRQHAIVTHPDFGPVYAYEVDGYGSHALMDDANVPSLLSLPYLGAIPLNEPTYQNTRRLVLSAANPFFYQGRAAEGIGGPHVGADMIWPLAILMRGLTSTDDAEIRACVQTLKTTHAGTGYVHESFHKDDPARFTRPWFAWANTLCGEFLWKVYQERPALLG; translated from the coding sequence ATGAAACGTCGAGCTTTTGTGCAGGGCGCTGGCTTGCTGGTGGCCAGTCCTTTTCTGCCTGTCTTTCCCCTACGGGCCTGGGGCGGGCCCAACCTGCCAGTGGTGCGGCCGGCCCCGAGTCAGCGCCGGTTCAGCAGCCAGGCAGTCGAGCAGGCTATCAAGGAGTTTCAGCGCAACGTGCCCGACACTGAGCTCGGCTGGCTTTTCGGCAACTGCTTCCCGAATACCCTCGATACCACTGTGACGCCCGGCACCCGCGCGGGCCGGCCCGATACCTACGTTATCACCGGCGACATCGACGCCATGTGGCTGCGCGACTCCTCGGCCCAGGTGTGGCCCTACCTGGCGCTGATAACCCAGGACGCGCCCCTGCGCCAGCTGGTGGCGGGCGTTATCAACCGCCAGACGCAGTGCATCCTGCAGGACCCGTACGCCAACGCCTTTTACGCCGATAAAACCAGGGTCGGTGAGTGGGCGCACGACCAGACGGCCATGCAGCCGGGCATTCACGAGCGCAAGTGGGAAATCGACTCGCTCTGCTACCCCATTCGCCTGGGCTACCACTACTGGAAGATAACCGGCGACCAGCAGCCCTTCGATGCGCAGTGGCGCGCCGCCATTACCCTGATTGTAAAAACTTTCCGCGAGCAGCAGCGCAAGGCCGGCCCCGGCCCCTACCACTTTCAGCGCCAAACCACCAACGCCCTCGACACCCAGCCGCTCGGCGGCTACGGCTACCCGGTACGGCCGTGCGGGCTCATTGCCTCAGCCTTCCGGCCCAGCGACGACGCCACCCGGCTGCCCTTTCTGGTGCCCGGCAACTTCTTTGCGGTAGCCAGCCTGCGCCAGGCCGCCCTCATGCTCTACGACATTCACCACGAGCAAGCCGGCTACGACGAGCTGATGGCCCTGGCCGACGAGATTGCCGTGGCCCTGCGCCAGCATGCCATCGTAACGCACCCCGACTTCGGCCCGGTGTACGCCTACGAGGTCGATGGCTACGGCAGCCACGCCCTGATGGACGACGCCAACGTGCCCAGCCTGCTCAGCCTGCCCTACCTCGGGGCCATCCCGCTCAACGAGCCTACCTACCAGAACACGCGCCGGCTGGTGCTGTCGGCGGCTAACCCGTTCTTTTACCAGGGCCGGGCGGCCGAGGGCATCGGCGGGCCGCACGTCGGGGCCGACATGATTTGGCCCCTGGCCATCCTCATGCGCGGCCTCACCAGCACCGACGACGCCGAAATCCGGGCCTGCGTGCAGACGCTCAAAACGACCCACGCGGGTACCGGCTATGTGCACGAGTCGTTTCACAAGGACGACCCCGCCAGGTTTACCCGCCCGTGGTTTGCCTGGGCCAATACCCTGTGCGGCGAGTTTTTGTGGAAGGTGTACCAGGAGCGGCCCGCGCTGCTGGGGTAG
- a CDS encoding BamA/TamA family outer membrane protein encodes MKPLEQQSNDRPRFGPRAVAAWLLPGLTALLVAVGCSPLRLLQPKQRLLTRVAVESEGLSPAQQERMLTLVQQKPNRNLPLPKLAIYQLGHSFYDSTRIERKVKGIREKYAARLATAQGDSARTGKLLARRDRRLARKRTALEKGNSIMRLGEPPVIYDPTLSRRTVDQLATYLRSQGYFRATVGFTDSARSKRTLISSALRAVGLRKPQRAAPLRDSMGGRLHRLVTVTYLVAEGQQFTLSKLTQSIADSGVARVVAGARGATLLHAGGAYNEDLIGQERQRLETLLKNAGYYDFRAQYITLEADTSFEKTQVRLRLVIASPPGGHRAYHLRHVTVLTDVSQARGLRAAAGDTTRRLRGRQLRRTAAPADTLNVSGRAANSPTGRISTANIPAGVTPAAVADSLSARRLRRAGRVVVPRDTVRQDSLLFSSRGKLAISLGILARQITVRPGQLYNQTRTQRTQRQLSNLDMFRFNTVSYRKVADAASTAAPAADSSQTLTPDSPSSLPGGIRPPSYLDAVITTSPSPRFSETTEFGGTYVANRVGPFGNLRLKWRNPFGGAEVLELSARAGLEGQLTQVGDSSNGPATYTVQYGATAALVLPQFLVPFQLGNFLRNDQPRTRFALSTTYTSNNYYTRSNAEFTFDYLWQPSTYQQYIFTPVDLGIVRTPYVSNFYRRRLSDLRTTQGSPLYLSFQSIYEPSLSFTSLYNSNDLTQTRSGHYLRLYAEVGGLTRDLYRHEQWFEQTGLAVYNFAKLTADYRRYYRLSPQTYFAWRLNGGVAHALTTTPDATNGVITNPYIIPYDKYLFVGGSNSVRAWAPRRLGTGSYATRFADGTRDYYTEQPGEVLLEGSAEYRFPVYSFIKGALFTDFGNVWTLQPDAARPGAEFLVNRFYKQFAVGSGFGIRMDFTFLILRFDIATKVYDPTELGQPWRLGNALRHTDNQTVVNVGLGYPF; translated from the coding sequence TTGAAACCATTAGAACAACAAAGTAACGACCGGCCGCGCTTCGGCCCGCGCGCGGTAGCGGCCTGGCTGCTGCCGGGCCTCACGGCCCTGCTGGTGGCAGTGGGCTGCTCGCCCCTGCGCCTGCTGCAGCCCAAGCAGCGCCTGCTCACGCGGGTAGCCGTTGAGAGTGAGGGCCTGAGCCCGGCCCAGCAGGAACGGATGCTTACCCTGGTACAGCAAAAGCCGAACCGCAACCTGCCGCTGCCGAAGCTGGCGATTTATCAGCTAGGTCATTCCTTTTATGATTCGACGCGCATTGAGCGTAAGGTGAAGGGTATTCGGGAAAAATATGCCGCCCGGCTGGCTACCGCCCAGGGCGACTCGGCCCGAACCGGCAAGCTGCTGGCGCGCCGCGACCGCCGCCTAGCCCGCAAGCGCACTGCCCTGGAAAAGGGGAACTCCATCATGCGCCTGGGCGAGCCGCCCGTTATCTACGACCCCACGCTGAGCCGCCGCACGGTAGACCAGCTGGCTACTTACCTGCGTTCGCAGGGTTATTTTCGGGCTACGGTCGGCTTCACCGATTCGGCCCGCTCCAAGCGAACGCTTATTTCCAGCGCCTTACGGGCCGTGGGCCTGCGCAAGCCACAGCGGGCGGCCCCGCTGCGCGACTCGATGGGTGGGCGCCTGCACCGGCTGGTTACGGTAACCTACCTGGTAGCCGAGGGCCAGCAGTTTACGCTCAGCAAGCTCACCCAGAGCATTGCCGACTCGGGGGTGGCGCGAGTGGTAGCCGGGGCGCGGGGCGCCACCCTGCTGCACGCCGGCGGGGCCTACAACGAAGACCTCATCGGCCAGGAGCGGCAGCGCCTGGAAACGCTACTCAAAAACGCGGGCTATTACGACTTCCGGGCCCAGTATATCACCCTGGAAGCCGATACCAGCTTTGAGAAAACCCAGGTGCGGCTGCGCCTGGTCATTGCCAGTCCGCCCGGCGGGCACCGCGCCTATCACCTGCGCCACGTTACGGTGCTTACCGATGTAAGCCAAGCCCGCGGCCTGCGGGCCGCGGCCGGCGACACCACCCGCCGGCTGCGGGGCCGGCAGCTACGCCGGACAGCTGCGCCGGCCGATACCCTCAACGTATCGGGCCGGGCGGCGAACTCACCCACCGGGCGCATCTCAACGGCCAATATACCGGCTGGCGTTACGCCAGCCGCCGTGGCCGACTCGCTGAGCGCGCGCCGGCTGCGCCGGGCGGGGCGGGTGGTAGTGCCGCGCGATACGGTACGCCAGGATTCACTGCTTTTTTCGAGCCGGGGCAAGCTGGCCATTAGTCTGGGTATTCTGGCCCGGCAGATTACCGTGCGGCCCGGCCAGCTCTATAACCAGACCCGCACGCAGCGCACGCAGCGCCAGCTCTCCAACCTCGACATGTTCCGGTTTAATACCGTGAGCTACCGCAAGGTGGCCGACGCGGCCAGCACCGCTGCACCAGCGGCCGACAGCAGCCAGACCCTGACGCCAGACTCACCCTCTTCCCTGCCCGGTGGCATCCGGCCGCCCAGCTACCTCGATGCCGTCATTACGACCTCGCCGAGCCCGCGCTTTTCGGAAACGACCGAATTTGGCGGCACCTACGTGGCCAACCGCGTGGGGCCCTTTGGTAACCTGCGCCTGAAATGGCGCAACCCCTTTGGCGGAGCCGAGGTGCTCGAGCTCAGCGCCCGCGCCGGCCTCGAAGGCCAGCTTACCCAGGTAGGCGACAGCAGTAATGGCCCGGCCACCTACACCGTACAGTACGGGGCGACCGCCGCCCTGGTGCTGCCCCAGTTTCTGGTGCCGTTTCAGTTAGGCAATTTTCTGCGCAACGACCAGCCCCGCACCCGGTTTGCGCTTTCCACCACTTATACCTCAAATAATTACTATACCCGCAGCAATGCCGAGTTTACCTTTGACTACCTCTGGCAGCCCAGCACCTACCAGCAGTATATCTTCACGCCCGTAGACCTGGGCATCGTACGGACGCCCTACGTCAGCAATTTTTACCGGCGGCGCCTCAGCGACCTGCGCACCACGCAGGGCAGCCCCCTGTACCTCTCGTTTCAGTCCATCTATGAGCCAAGCCTCAGCTTTACGTCGCTCTACAATTCCAACGACCTTACCCAGACGCGCAGCGGGCACTACCTGCGCCTGTACGCCGAGGTGGGCGGCCTCACGCGCGACCTCTACCGCCACGAGCAATGGTTTGAGCAAACGGGGCTGGCCGTGTACAACTTCGCCAAGCTAACGGCCGATTACCGCCGCTACTACCGCCTTTCGCCCCAAACCTACTTCGCCTGGCGCCTGAATGGCGGCGTGGCACACGCCCTGACCACCACGCCCGACGCTACCAACGGAGTAATCACAAACCCCTATATTATCCCCTACGACAAGTACCTGTTTGTGGGGGGGTCCAACAGCGTGCGCGCCTGGGCGCCGCGCCGCCTGGGCACCGGCTCCTACGCCACGCGCTTTGCCGACGGCACCCGCGACTACTACACCGAGCAGCCCGGCGAGGTGCTGCTCGAGGGCTCGGCCGAATACCGCTTCCCGGTGTATTCGTTTATCAAAGGGGCGCTGTTTACCGACTTTGGCAACGTCTGGACGCTCCAGCCCGATGCCGCCCGGCCCGGCGCCGAGTTTCTGGTGAATCGGTTTTATAAGCAGTTTGCCGTGGGCTCGGGGTTCGGCATCCGCATGGATTTTACTTTTCTTATCCTGCGCTTCGACATTGCCACCAAGGTGTACGACCCGACCGAGCTGGGGCAGCCCTGGCGCCTGGGCAATGCCCTGCGGCATACCGACAACCAGACCGTAGTGAACGTTGGCCTGGGCTATCCCTTTTAA